GTGACGTCCCGGCCGTCGTGCTCGCCGGGCATGATCGATCCGCCATAGAGGAAGACACTCGGCAGATCCGTCCGAATCATCGCCATCATCATCCCCGGCATGTTCTTGTCACAGCCGCCGATCGTGACCAGGCCGTCGACGCGCTCGCCGAAGGAGACGAGTTCGACGGAATCAGCGATGACTTCCCGGGAGATCAGGGAAGCCTTCATCCCCTCGGTGCCCATGGAGATGGCATCGGAAATCGTGATCGTCCCGAATTCGACGGGCATCCCGCCCGCCTCGTCGGTTCCATTCCAGGCCGTCTCGGCCACGTCGTCGAGATGGACGTTACAGGGCGTGATATCGGCAGCGGGGTTGGCGATGCCGACCAGCGGCGAGTCGAAGTCGGCGTCGTCGTAGCCCATCGCGCGGAACATCGCCCGGTGGGGAGCCTTGTCCGGCCCCTCGGTAACGTCTGTGCTCGGAAGGCCCGCGTCTTTGTCGCGGGAGAACCTGTCGTCGTTGGACATGCACAAAGGGAGCCCCGGAGCGAGTAAAAAGGGCCCGGTGGGGCCGATTGTTTCCGAGTCCGAGCGCAGATGGGGTTACGAGCGTCCCGAAATCGGGGAGTGGGTCGGATCAGGACAGCGCAAACGGCTGCCAGCCGCTGGGTTGCTCGGGCAGTCCGCGAACACGCACTTCTCCGTCGATGCCGTCCTCCTCACCCTCGTATTCTCGCACTTCGATCCGGCCGTCGGTAACCTGGCCGAGGGTGTTGACGGTGCGTTCGTCGTGGGTCGTCGGGTCGATCGCGAAGACGCCGAGGCCGCCCGCGCTGTCGATACGCCCCGAGAGGGTCTGGGCGAACCGGAACAGTTTCCGCAGGTCGACGTACATGGCGAGCGACGAGAGGCTGATGAGTCCTGTTCGGACGCGCCCGTCGGCGGCGTCGGCGTACAGCGATTCGTACAGTGCGGAGAACTTCATCCCGATCCCGGTCAGGTCGCTCTGGGTCGAGACGTATTTGAGCGCAGCGTCGGTCTCGTTTGGCTTTGGCTCCTGGCCACTACAGTCGATGATACCCATCAGCGAGGTGTCCAGGGCCGGGTCTGTCCGTCGACACGCCGTGAGGAGCTTCTCGCTGGTCTTGTTCGTCGAGATAAACAGCGACGCCTCGTCGTCCTCGGCCGCCTGCAAGACGAGCGATCTGACGAGTGACTCGGCCGGGCTGAGTGCTGGCCCCGCAACGAGCACCGTCGAGCCCGGGTCGATCGGCTCGATGGGCAACTGCTCGCCGAACCCGTAGCCGTCGGGATCGCCACTCATCGGTCCACCTCCGCGGGATCCTCGGCCGCATCGAGTCGAGCGTGACACTCGATCAGGTCCATCGCTAGGGTTGCCAACTCCGTGAGATACGCCTCGTCGGCCGCGGTGAACGATCGGGGTTCGTCGTCGTAGACACACAGTGGGCCGATGACGAGGCCACGTTTCGTGACGAGATTTGCACCCATGTACGCCCGGATGCCGAGGTCGACCAGCGCGTCCGCTCGGGACTGGAATCGGGGATCTTCGGTCACGTCTTCGACGGTCATCACGCCGTCGTCTTCGAGGATCGTGAACGTACAGATCGAGTCTTCCCGATCCATCCGCTCCCACTCGGCGGCGTCCCCGTAACACGCCAGAAACTCCTGGCTGTGTTCGGTGATGAGGTTGATCGAAGCCTGCTCGACCTCGAAGTGGGTGGCCGCCAGGTCGGTGATTCGATCGAGCGCTTCGATGAGTGCCTCGTTCTCCAGATCGTAGGATCGAAGGGCTGCAAGGCGATCGGCCTCGTTCTGTGGCACAGGATAGGATCCCTGGGGCCTGGATGCGATCGTCGTCCGCACCAGATCCGCCAGGCGCTCGCTCCCAAAGACCGATCCTTTCCCGACGTACTCGGTGATCGTCCCCCGGAGTGCCGTCGTGTCGAGGGTCCCCGGATCGGTTTCGGTATAGAGGACCGTCCCGGCGTCGGGACAGATATCTCCAGCCGCGGTGACGATATCGAAGCCCGTCCCGTCGGGCAGCTCGTACTCGGTGACGATCGCGTCGGTGTCCGTCCCGAGAGCAGCCTCGGCGTCGGCCACCGTCCCGACCCCTTCGATGCCAACTTCGAGGTCGGTCAGTGCCGACCGGAGGGTGTCGACGGTCTCCGCCCGGGCGTCCGTGTCGCCGTCCACACAGAGGATCCGATGTGGCATTGGCTACACTGTCGACGCCGTGGGGCATGTACCTACTGGCCTGGCTATCAGCGGCGAAAACGGAATGGCCCGCTCGTCTCCCGGTCGGACCGCTCGATCGACCTGTCAGTTCGACTCGATC
The sequence above is drawn from the Halorhabdus sp. CBA1104 genome and encodes:
- a CDS encoding GAF domain-containing protein: MPHRILCVDGDTDARAETVDTLRSALTDLEVGIEGVGTVADAEAALGTDTDAIVTEYELPDGTGFDIVTAAGDICPDAGTVLYTETDPGTLDTTALRGTITEYVGKGSVFGSERLADLVRTTIASRPQGSYPVPQNEADRLAALRSYDLENEALIEALDRITDLAATHFEVEQASINLITEHSQEFLACYGDAAEWERMDREDSICTFTILEDDGVMTVEDVTEDPRFQSRADALVDLGIRAYMGANLVTKRGLVIGPLCVYDDEPRSFTAADEAYLTELATLAMDLIECHARLDAAEDPAEVDR